From a single Nostoc edaphicum CCNP1411 genomic region:
- a CDS encoding DUF705 domain-containing protein: MVIFVDVDDTLVRSVGTKRIPIPSVIKVVRQLKAQGAVLYCWSSGGSDYAHASAKEFGLEDCFAGYLPKPEAMIDDQPFPAWRSLRHVYPLQADSLLSE; this comes from the coding sequence ATGGTAATTTTTGTTGATGTCGATGACACTCTTGTTCGCTCGGTTGGAACGAAACGAATTCCAATACCCAGTGTCATTAAAGTAGTTCGACAGTTAAAGGCGCAAGGAGCAGTACTGTACTGCTGGAGCAGTGGAGGCAGTGATTATGCTCATGCTTCAGCAAAGGAGTTTGGACTAGAGGATTGCTTCGCTGGTTATCTCCCAAAGCCAGAAGCAATGATTGATGATCAACCATTTCCGGCTTGGCGAAGCTTACGCCATGTGTATCCATTGCAGGCTGACAGTTTGCTCAGTGAGTAG